From the genome of Uranotaenia lowii strain MFRU-FL chromosome 1, ASM2978415v1, whole genome shotgun sequence, one region includes:
- the LOC129740244 gene encoding acyl-CoA Delta-9 desaturase codes for MMAPNVLGNTLLLAETCIEQDDSNNNNNSSSQIKANKSILNVRGPESTVTAPATVTRVKDDALQKTAQKSASSASPREMVLVWRNILAFVYLHAGFLYGGYLLFTSAKFSTFVLAFSLGMFGAFGITAGAHRLWSHKSYKAKWPMRLILMLSQTLAFQNSIYEWVRDHRVHHKFTDTDADPHNAQRGFFFSHIGWLMVKKHPDVKAKGRAVDMSDLKEDKIVMFQKKYYFFLMPTFCFLIPTFMGYYFLDETLSNSWYVVAIFRYVLSLNGTWLVNSAAHIWGTKPYDKKISPTNNTFVAIAAAGEGWHNYHHVFPWDYKTSEMGTYGTNFTTGVIDFFAWLGWAYDLKTVSDDMIKKRVLRTGDGSHDYSEEQLREKMVDYLNTMDHEDEKPVWGWDDLDMNEEDRIDATISKKLE; via the exons ATGATGGCACCAAACGTGCTCGGGAACACGTTACTGCTGGCGGAAACGTGTATAGAACAGGATGAttcgaacaacaacaacaatagcaGCAGCCAGATCAAAGCGAACAAATCTATCCTGAATGTGAGAGGCCCGGAATCGACGGTCACAGCACCGGCAACGGTGACACGTGTCAAG GACGATGCACTTCAAAAGACTGCCCAAAAAAGCGCCTCCTCCGCATCCCCCCGAGAGATGGTGCTGGTTTGGAGGAACATACTGGCGTTCGTTTATCTGCATGCCGGTTTCCTGTATGGTGGCTACCTGCTGTTCACCTCAGCCAAATTTTCCACATTCGTGCTTG CCTTTTCATTAGGAATGTTCGGGGCATTCGGAATAACGGCCGGGGCTCATCGCCTATGGTCGCACAAATCGTACAAGGCCAAGTGGCCAATGCGCTTGATTTTGATGCTCTCGCAAACGTTGGCCTTCCAGAACAGCATCTACGAATGGGTCCGGGATCATAGGGTCCATCACAAGTTCACTGACACGGATGCGGATCCACATAATGCCCAACGAGGGTTCTTCTTCTCTCACATCGGCTGGCTGATGGTCAAAAAGCACCCGGACGTGAAAGCAAAGGGCCGAGCCGTAGACATGAGCGATCTCAAGGAAGACAAGATTGTGATGTTCCAGAAAAA GTACTACTTTTTTCTGATGCCAACGTTCTGTTTCCTGATCCCCACGTTCATGGGTTATTACTTTCTGGACGAAACGCTGTCCAACTCGTGGTACGTTGTTGCTATCTTCCGGTACGTGCTATCCCTCAACGGAACTTGGTTGGTGAACAGTGCAGCTCACATTTGGGGAACTAAGCCGTATGACAA GAAAATTTCTCCAACGAACAACACCTTCGTGGCGATTGCGGCCGCCGGGGAAGGTTGGCACAACTACCATCATGTGTTCCCTTGGGATTACAAGACATCCGAAATGGGAACCTATGGGACGAACTTTACAACCGGTGTAATCGATTTCTTCGCCTGGCTGGGCTGGGCTTACGATCTGAAGACCGTTTCGGATGATATGATCAAGAAGCGGGTGCTGAGAACTGGCGACGGTTCCCACGACTACAGCGAGGAACAGCTGCGGGAAAAGATGGTCGACTACCTCAACACGATGGACCACGAAGACGAGAAACCCGTCTGGGGATGGGATGATTTGGATATGAACGAAGAAGATCGGATCGATGCTACCATTAGTAAAAAATTGGAGTAA